One stretch of Caloranaerobacter sp. TR13 DNA includes these proteins:
- a CDS encoding ABC transporter permease: MLGVIIAVIASALRLATPLIFASLGGVFSERSGVVNIALEGIMINGAFFSILTAKFTHLPWLGVLVAAIVGILTSLILAFLAIHLKADQVVTGVAINLLAASLTSFLLEMVWHRSGQTDPIENAIRAKSIPLIDKIPIIGDLTSQLTPFVYLAILAVIVSYYVLYKTPFGLRVRAVGEHPRAADTVGINVYKIRYICVMISGALAGIAGSALSLGAISLFREGMTAGKGFIALAAMIFGKWHPVGALLACLFFGFTEAIQIQASTLGLGFIPSEFLQTIPYIATILALAGVVGRAVAPAADGIPYEKGER; this comes from the coding sequence GTGTTAGGAGTTATAATAGCAGTAATTGCATCAGCATTAAGACTAGCAACACCACTTATTTTCGCATCATTAGGAGGAGTTTTTTCAGAAAGGTCTGGTGTTGTTAATATAGCGCTTGAAGGTATTATGATAAATGGAGCTTTCTTTTCAATATTAACTGCTAAATTTACACATTTACCTTGGTTAGGAGTATTAGTAGCTGCTATTGTAGGTATATTAACTTCTTTGATTTTAGCTTTCTTAGCAATTCACTTAAAAGCTGATCAAGTAGTTACTGGTGTTGCAATAAACTTATTAGCAGCGAGTTTAACATCTTTCTTATTAGAAATGGTATGGCACAGGTCAGGTCAAACTGATCCAATTGAAAATGCAATAAGAGCTAAATCAATACCATTAATAGATAAAATACCGATTATTGGTGATTTAACTTCACAACTAACACCTTTTGTGTATTTAGCTATATTAGCTGTAATAGTATCATATTATGTTCTATATAAAACTCCTTTTGGTTTAAGAGTTAGAGCAGTTGGTGAACATCCAAGAGCAGCTGATACAGTAGGAATAAATGTATATAAGATTAGATATATATGTGTTATGATAAGTGGAGCATTAGCAGGAATTGCAGGTTCAGCATTATCATTAGGTGCAATAAGCTTGTTTAGAGAAGGGATGACAGCAGGTAAAGGTTTCATAGCTTTAGCAGCTATGATATTTGGTAAATGGCATCCTGTAGGTGCCCTTCTAGCTTGTTTATTCTTTGGATTTACAGAAGCTATCCAAATACAAGCATCAACTTTAGGATTAGGTTTTATACCATCAGAGTTTTTGCAAACAATACCTTATATAGCTACAATTTTAGCTTTAGCTGGTGTTGTAGGTAGAGCTGTTGCTCCAGCAGCAGATGGTATACCTTATGAAAAAGGTGAAAGATAA
- the gap gene encoding type I glyceraldehyde-3-phosphate dehydrogenase: MAIKVGINGFGRIGRNVLRSALENGVTEFEVVAINDLAKPEDLAHLFKYDSCFGKFEGTVAVEGDYIVLNGKKIKVLSERNPENLPWGELGVDIVIESTGIFRDREGAEKHIKAGAKKVVISAPAKGEDVTIVMGVNEKDYDPANHNIISNASCTTNCLAPVAKVILEKFGIKKGLMTTVHSYTNDQRILDAPHKDLRRARAAAESIIPTTTGAAKAVALVLPELKGKLSGMAMRVPTPTVSVVDVVFEIEKEATVEDVNKALKEAAEGELKGILGYSEEPLVSIDYRKDSHSSIVDALSTMVIGGNMLKVVSWYDNEWGYSTRVVDLVKYIIEKGL; the protein is encoded by the coding sequence ATGGCTATTAAAGTTGGTATTAATGGTTTTGGAAGAATAGGAAGAAATGTTTTAAGATCAGCATTAGAGAATGGAGTTACTGAATTCGAGGTTGTAGCAATCAATGACTTAGCTAAACCAGAAGATTTAGCACATTTATTTAAATATGATTCATGTTTTGGAAAATTTGAAGGAACTGTAGCAGTAGAAGGAGATTACATAGTATTAAATGGAAAGAAAATAAAAGTTTTAAGCGAGAGAAACCCAGAAAACTTACCTTGGGGAGAATTAGGAGTAGATATCGTAATAGAATCAACTGGTATTTTCAGAGACAGAGAAGGTGCAGAAAAGCATATTAAAGCAGGAGCTAAAAAAGTTGTAATTAGTGCACCTGCTAAGGGTGAAGATGTAACAATAGTTATGGGTGTAAATGAAAAAGATTATGACCCAGCAAATCACAATATAATTTCAAACGCTTCTTGTACAACTAACTGTTTAGCACCAGTTGCTAAAGTTATATTAGAGAAATTTGGAATCAAAAAAGGTTTAATGACAACAGTTCACTCATATACAAATGACCAAAGAATATTGGATGCACCACATAAAGACCTAAGAAGAGCTAGAGCAGCTGCTGAATCAATTATTCCTACAACTACAGGAGCAGCTAAAGCAGTTGCATTAGTATTACCTGAATTAAAAGGAAAATTAAGTGGTATGGCAATGAGAGTGCCAACTCCAACAGTTTCAGTTGTAGATGTAGTATTTGAAATTGAGAAAGAAGCTACTGTAGAAGATGTAAATAAAGCTTTAAAGGAAGCTGCAGAAGGAGAATTAAAAGGAATCTTAGGATATTCAGAAGAACCACTAGTATCTATTGATTATAGAAAAGATTCTCATTCATCAATAGTTGATGCTTTATCAACTATGGTAATTGGTGGAAATATGTTAAAAGTTGTTTCATGGTATGACAATGAATGGGGATATTCAACAAGAGTTGTTGATTTAGTAAAATACATCATTGAAAAAGGACTATAA
- the rpoN gene encoding RNA polymerase factor sigma-54 has protein sequence MRLGFELSLQQSQKLIMTPELRQAIQILQFTNFELLQFIEQELEKNPLLEVESGESKVEREIDLDKIKSEINWKEYLGQYDDASYSRGYKENDSNDWILENYITYKTTLKEHLLFQLNLTLFNEMEKKIGEFIIESLDENGYLRVTTDEIANQLNIENNQVENVLRIIQTFDPVGVGAKDLKECLKIQLEDRKIKDPYVYKVLDSYLEEIGCNKLTKIAKELGISIKKVQWICDLIKSLEPKPGRSFISSSEDVKFIKPDVTLEIIDDEYIIYVNDVTAPRLTVNNYYRRLLNQAIEEDIVKFIKGKLDSALWLIKSIEQRRMTIYKVVDAIVRHQREFFEKGKIALKPLSLKIVADELGIHESTVSRAINGKYIQTPRGIFELKFFFSRGVSSNQGEISSTSVKSIIKELVENEDPRKPLSDQKITDILRNQNIKISRRTVAKYRDELNIPSSNLRKRY, from the coding sequence ATGAGACTTGGATTTGAATTGAGTCTTCAGCAGTCTCAGAAATTAATAATGACACCTGAATTAAGACAAGCTATTCAAATACTGCAGTTTACAAACTTTGAACTGCTGCAATTTATTGAGCAAGAATTGGAAAAAAATCCATTATTAGAAGTTGAATCTGGAGAAAGCAAGGTAGAAAGAGAAATAGATTTAGATAAAATAAAATCTGAAATAAACTGGAAGGAATACTTAGGCCAATATGATGATGCAAGTTATAGCAGAGGTTATAAAGAAAATGACAGTAATGATTGGATTTTAGAAAATTATATAACATACAAAACTACACTTAAAGAACATCTTCTGTTTCAATTAAATCTTACATTATTTAATGAAATGGAAAAAAAAATAGGTGAATTTATAATTGAAAGTTTAGATGAAAATGGTTATTTAAGAGTTACAACTGACGAGATAGCAAATCAGTTAAATATTGAAAACAATCAAGTTGAAAACGTTTTAAGGATAATTCAGACTTTTGATCCAGTTGGAGTAGGAGCTAAAGATTTGAAGGAGTGTCTAAAAATACAGTTAGAAGATAGGAAAATAAAGGATCCATACGTTTACAAAGTTTTAGATAGTTATTTAGAAGAGATTGGATGTAACAAACTTACTAAAATTGCAAAAGAATTGGGTATTAGTATAAAAAAGGTGCAATGGATATGTGATTTAATTAAATCTCTTGAGCCAAAGCCAGGAAGAAGTTTTATAAGTAGTAGTGAAGATGTAAAATTTATAAAGCCAGATGTTACTTTAGAGATTATTGATGATGAATATATTATATATGTAAATGATGTAACTGCGCCTAGACTAACTGTTAATAATTACTATAGAAGACTACTTAATCAAGCAATTGAAGAAGATATCGTTAAATTTATAAAAGGTAAGCTTGATTCTGCCTTATGGCTAATTAAGAGTATAGAACAAAGAAGAATGACAATTTACAAAGTAGTAGATGCAATAGTTAGACATCAAAGAGAGTTTTTTGAAAAGGGAAAAATAGCTTTAAAACCTTTATCATTAAAAATAGTAGCTGACGAGTTAGGAATACATGAATCTACAGTAAGTAGAGCAATAAATGGTAAATATATACAAACTCCTAGAGGAATATTTGAATTAAAATTTTTCTTTTCAAGAGGAGTATCATCGAATCAAGGAGAAATTTCTTCAACTAGCGTAAAATCTATTATAAAAGAGTTGGTAGAAAATGAGGACCCTAGAAAGCCATTGAGTGATCAAAAAATAACAGATATATTAAGAAATCAAAATATAAAAATATCTAGACGAACTGTAGCGAAATACAGAGATGAATTAAACATTCCTTCTTCAAATCTAAGAAAAAGATATTAG
- a CDS encoding sugar-binding transcriptional regulator, with product MKDIIELQRKIVPEMIEILEKRYNILRNIYYNQPIGRRTLANSLNIGERIIRTEVNILKKQGLLEIKSQGMNVTEEGKIIIEDLKDFIHRLKGLNGLEKKLEQKLNISNVIVVPGNYDEDNLILKDIGRASAKHLKQIIKSDSIIGITGGTTMAQLAEEMPNQKGENDILVLPARGGLGRNVEVQANNVAAKLAQKLGGHYKLLHVPDNIGKEALDALLQIPEIREIVDAIKNLDVLIFGIGRADVMAKRRQLSIEIIEELKMRGAVAEAFGHYFNTKGEKVWESNSVGLSLVDFENLKNVVGVACGVSKAEAIIAICSLKRDMTLIIDEGAARKILELVK from the coding sequence ATGAAAGATATTATAGAGCTACAAAGAAAAATTGTGCCTGAAATGATTGAGATTTTAGAAAAAAGGTATAATATTCTAAGGAACATATATTATAATCAACCAATAGGCAGAAGGACGTTAGCTAATAGTTTAAATATTGGAGAGAGAATTATAAGAACAGAAGTTAATATATTGAAAAAACAGGGTTTGTTGGAAATAAAATCTCAAGGTATGAATGTTACTGAAGAAGGTAAAATAATAATTGAGGATTTAAAAGATTTTATACATAGATTAAAAGGTCTGAATGGATTAGAAAAAAAATTAGAGCAGAAATTAAATATCAGTAATGTTATAGTAGTACCTGGTAATTACGATGAGGATAATTTAATTTTAAAGGATATTGGTAGAGCTTCAGCTAAGCATTTAAAACAAATTATAAAAAGTGATAGTATTATAGGAATAACTGGTGGTACAACAATGGCACAACTTGCTGAGGAAATGCCAAATCAAAAAGGAGAAAATGATATACTTGTGCTTCCTGCTAGAGGTGGTCTAGGAAGAAATGTAGAAGTTCAGGCTAATAATGTAGCAGCGAAGTTAGCACAAAAATTAGGTGGGCATTATAAATTGCTGCATGTACCCGATAACATTGGTAAAGAAGCACTTGACGCACTTTTGCAGATACCAGAAATTAGAGAAATTGTAGATGCTATAAAGAATCTAGATGTGTTAATATTTGGAATAGGCAGAGCAGATGTTATGGCAAAAAGAAGACAGCTTAGTATAGAAATAATTGAAGAATTAAAAATGAGAGGTGCAGTTGCAGAAGCTTTTGGACATTATTTTAATACAAAAGGAGAAAAAGTTTGGGAATCAAATTCAGTAGGCTTATCGTTGGTAGATTTTGAAAATCTAAAAAATGTAGTTGGAGTTGCATGTGGTGTGAGTAAGGCTGAAGCTATAATTGCTATTTGTAGCCTTAAAAGAGATATGACTTTAATTATAGATGAGGGAGCAGCTAGAAAGATATTAGAATTAGTCAAATAA
- a CDS encoding ABC transporter permease — translation MEKDSKLKVLIENIKFPLLAILLSFLIGALFIIWTGNNPLVAYWALFSGSLGGLDKFGQTLLKTTPLIFTGLSVAFAFRCGLFNIGAEGQYVIGALTTVAAGYVFRDLPGFILIPLIMIIGALGGALWASIAGFLKSKLGVHEVITTIMLNYTSIHVSNFFVRTVLNPSTLEGTTQKAYTVLLPKSARLTQLREIIPWFGYSSVHTGIFIAIICAIAAYFILFKTTLGYEIRSVGQNSYAAEYGGISVSKNLILAMVISGLFAGLAGATQVAGLTYKVDMAPASPGYGFTGIAVALVGKNHPLGVLASALLFGILSNGARKMQIAGIPREVVGIIQGIIIIFIAGERIVKFISKIKERRSKKGNVEGVN, via the coding sequence ATGGAAAAGGATAGCAAATTAAAAGTATTGATTGAAAATATAAAATTTCCATTATTAGCAATATTATTATCTTTCTTAATAGGTGCCTTATTCATTATCTGGACAGGTAACAATCCATTAGTTGCTTATTGGGCACTTTTTAGTGGTAGTTTAGGAGGTTTAGATAAGTTTGGACAAACGCTTTTAAAAACTACCCCATTGATATTTACTGGTTTATCAGTTGCATTTGCTTTTAGATGTGGTTTGTTTAACATAGGAGCTGAAGGACAATATGTAATTGGAGCATTAACAACTGTAGCTGCTGGCTATGTGTTTAGAGATTTGCCAGGATTCATACTTATACCTTTGATTATGATAATAGGCGCTTTAGGTGGTGCACTTTGGGCATCAATTGCAGGTTTTCTTAAGTCAAAATTAGGGGTACACGAGGTAATAACTACAATAATGCTTAACTATACAAGTATTCATGTAAGTAACTTTTTTGTTAGAACTGTGTTAAACCCTTCTACTTTAGAGGGTACTACACAAAAAGCTTATACAGTTTTACTACCTAAATCGGCAAGATTAACTCAATTAAGAGAGATTATACCATGGTTTGGTTACTCAAGTGTTCATACAGGGATATTTATAGCTATAATATGTGCTATTGCAGCATATTTTATATTATTTAAAACAACTCTAGGATATGAGATACGTTCGGTTGGACAAAATTCTTATGCAGCAGAATATGGTGGAATAAGTGTTTCTAAAAACCTTATTTTAGCAATGGTTATATCAGGTTTGTTTGCAGGATTAGCTGGTGCTACACAAGTAGCAGGTTTAACTTATAAAGTAGATATGGCACCTGCTTCACCTGGATATGGTTTTACAGGTATAGCTGTTGCATTAGTGGGTAAAAATCATCCACTTGGTGTATTAGCAAGTGCACTTTTATTTGGTATTTTAAGTAATGGTGCTAGAAAAATGCAAATTGCAGGTATTCCAAGAGAAGTAGTTGGAATAATACAAGGTATAATTATCATTTTCATTGCAGGTGAAAGAATTGTAAAATTTATATCTAAAATAAAAGAACGCAGAAGCAAAAAAGGCAACGTTGAGGGGGTGAATTAG